From a region of the Paenibacillus sp. R14(2021) genome:
- a CDS encoding YjgB family protein, producing MTTIKRNAIRKWSTIGMAAMISLGTLAAVTPAHASSTSVPAVSTTVHPVTATPPVRAAAAAAKENGPAYIKSILALAKQGKVPKSSFVSGKTTIKEVHKVWGEPTLSGGGYETFNFGMGQGAYAVGISSKTGVIYDLRDFGQSIDPSMGIKSMTFTAVAAALGKPKEIKFIGNDKIYLYAAGSHQLKFVGPKSAPAGKTAHIDHINVYTPAANK from the coding sequence ATGACAACTATAAAACGCAACGCTATTCGCAAATGGTCCACGATCGGCATGGCCGCCATGATTTCACTCGGAACACTGGCAGCCGTAACGCCCGCTCACGCATCAAGCACGTCTGTTCCCGCAGTATCCACGACTGTTCACCCGGTAACTGCGACGCCGCCTGTTCGAGCGGCGGCAGCTGCGGCGAAGGAAAACGGACCGGCCTATATCAAAAGCATCCTAGCGCTCGCAAAACAAGGCAAAGTGCCGAAGAGCAGCTTCGTATCCGGCAAAACAACCATCAAGGAAGTGCATAAAGTCTGGGGCGAACCGACGCTCTCGGGCGGCGGCTATGAAACCTTCAATTTCGGCATGGGACAAGGCGCATATGCGGTAGGCATCAGCAGCAAGACCGGCGTCATCTACGATCTGCGCGACTTCGGACAAAGCATCGATCCTTCCATGGGCATCAAATCAATGACGTTCACAGCCGTCGCAGCCGCACTCGGCAAGCCCAAAGAAATCAAATTCATCGGCAACGACAAAATCTACCTGTATGCCGCAGGCAGCCATCAGCTGAAATTCGTCGGTCCGAAGAGCGCGCCTGCCGGCAAGACGGCGCATATCGACCATATTAACGTCTATACGCCCGCAGCGAATAAATAA